The following proteins are co-located in the Theropithecus gelada isolate Dixy chromosome 19, Tgel_1.0, whole genome shotgun sequence genome:
- the ZNF473 gene encoding zinc finger protein 473 isoform X1, which produces MTEEFVTLKDVGMDFTLEDWEQLGLEQGDMFWDTALDKCQDLLLLDPPRPNLTSHPDGGEDLEPLPGGSPEAMGSDATETKNSPLMEDFLEEGFSQEIIEMLSKDGFWNSNFGEACVEDTWLDSLLGDPESLLRSDVATNGEGPTECKSYELKRGLSPVSTLSTGEDSMIHNVSEKTLTPAESKEYRGEFDSYSDHSQQDSVQEGEKPYKCSECGKSFSGSYHLTQHWITHTGEKPTVHQECEQGFDQNASFSVYPKTHTGYKFYVCNEYGTTFSQSTNLWHQKTHTGEKPCKGQYSDHPPSHDTQPGEHQKTHTDSKSYNCNECGKAFTRIFHLIRHQKTHTRKRYECSKCQATFSLRKHLIQHQKTHTAKTTSECRECGKTFRRSSLLIEHQALHTGEKPYKCNECGKSFSHNSTLKIHQRIHSGEKPYKCSECGKAFRRHTHLNEHRRIHTGYRPHKCQACIKSFSRPSHLMRHQAIHTAEKPYRCAECKETFSDNSHLVHHQKMHTVKTPYECQECGERFICSSTLKCHQSVHTREKQGFVVSGKISDQNPEQKEKCFKCNKCEKTFSCSQYLTQHERIHTSGVKPFECDQCGRAFGQSTQLIHHQRIHSRVRLYKWGEQGKAISSASLLKLQSSHTKEHPFKCNECGKTFSQSAHLSKHQLIHAGGNPFKCSKCDRVFTQRNYLVQHERTHARKKPLVCNECGKTFRQSSCLSKHQRIHSGEKPYVCDYCGKAFGLSAELVRHQRIHTGEKPYVCQECGKAFTQSSCLSIHRRVHTGEKPYICGECGKAFAQKANLTQHQRIHTGEKPYSCNVCGKAFGLSAHLNQHLRVHTQETLYQCQRCQKAFRCHSSLTRHQRVHNKQQYYL; this is translated from the coding sequence ATGCGACTGAGACCAAGAACTCTCCTCTGATGGAGGATTTCTTGGAAGAAGGATTCTCCCAGGAGATTATAGAGATGTTATCCAAGGATGGCTTCTGGAACTCCAATTTCGGAGAAGCCTGTGTAGAGGACACCTGGTTAGATAGTTTGCTAGGCGATCCAGAAAGTCTTCTGAGGTCTGATGTTGCCACCAATGGGGAAGGTCCCACGGAATGCAAGAGTTATGAATTAAAGAGAGGCCTCAGTCCTGTGTCCACCCTTTCCACGGGAGAAGATTCCATGATACATAATGTTTCTGAAAAGACCCTCACACCAGCTGAGTCTAAGGAATATAGGGGTGAGTTTGACTCCTACTCGGACCACAGCCAGCAGGATTCTGTTCAGGAAGGGGAGAAACCATATAAATGTAGTGAATGTGGGAAAAGCTTCAGTGGGAGTTACCATCTTACCCAGCACTGGATTACTCATACTGGGGAGAAACCCACTGTCCATCAAGAGTGTGAGCAAGGTTTTGACCAGAATGCTTCCTTTTCTGTGTATCCGAAAACTCACACGGGCTACAAATTCTATGTATGTAATGAATATGGGACAACTTTTAGTCAGAGTACAAACCTGTGGCATCAGAaaactcacactggagaaaaaccaTGTAAGGGTCAATACAGTGACCACCCACCCAGTCATGACACACAGCCTGGTGAGCATCAGAAAACTCACACAGATAGTAAGTCCTACAACTGTAACGAATGCGGCAAGGCTTTCACCCGGATCTTTCATCTTATTCGGCACCAGAAGACCCACACTCGGAAACGCTATGAATGTTCCAAGTGCCAGGCGACCTTCAGCTTGAGAAAACACCTCATCCAACATCAGAAAACTCACACTGCAAAAACTACCTCTGAGTGTCGGGAGTGCGGGAAGACTTTTCGGCGGAGTTCGCTGCTCATTGAACACCAGGCtcttcatactggagagaagccttataAGTGTAACGAATGTGGGAAATCCTTCAGCCATAACTCTACCCTAAAGATCCATCAGAGGATTCACAGTGGAGAGAAGCCTTACAAATGCAGTGAGTGTGGGAAGGCCTTCCGCCGGCACACTCACCTTAATGAACATCGGCGAATTCATACAGGCTACAGACCCCACAAATGTCAGGCATGCATCAAGAGTTTCAGCCGGCCCTCACATCTGATGCGACATCAGGCCATTCACACTGCAGAAAAGCCCTATCGCTGTGCTGAATGCAAGGAGACTTTCAGCGATAACAGTCACCTTGTGCACCACCAGAAAATGCACACTGTCAAAACCCCGTATGAATGCCAGGAGTGCGGAGAACGCTTCATCTGCAGCTCAACCCTGAAGTGCCACCAGAGTGTTcacacaagagaaaaacaaggatTTGTTGTGAGTGGGAAGATCTCGGATCAGAACCCAGAACAGAAAGAGAAGTGCTTTAAGTGTAACAAATGTGAGAAAACCTTTAGCTGCAGCCAATACCTCACTCAGCACGAGAGGATTCACACCAGCGGAGTGAAGCCCTTTGAGTGTGACCAGTGTGGGAGAGCCTTTGGCCAAAGTACTCAGCTCATTCATCATCAAAGAATCCACTCTAGAGTGAGGCTGTATAAATGGGGTGAGCAAGGGAAAGCCATCAGCAGTGCCTCCCTTCTCAAACTTCAGTCCTCCCACACAAAGGAGCACCCTTTTAAATGTAACGAATGCGGAAAGACCTTCAGCCAAAGTGCACACCTCTCAAAACATCAGTTAATTCATGCTGGAGGGAATCCCTTTAAATGTAGTAAGTGTGACAGAGTCTTCACCCAGCGAAACTACCTTGTTCAGCATGAGCGAACTCATGCCAGAAAGAAGCCCTTGGTGTGTAATGAATGCGGGAAAACGTTCCGTCAGAGCTCGTGCCTTTCTAAGCATCAGAGAATTCACTCAGGTGAGAAGCCCTATGTATGTGACTACTGCGGGAAGGCCTTCGGCCTGAGTGCAGAGCTTGTCCGCCaccagagaattcacactggagaaaagcctTATGTGTGTCAGGAGTGCGGGAAAGCCTTCACCCAGAGCTCATGCCTTTCTATTCACCGGAGAGTTCACACTGGGGAGAAGCCCTACATATGTggtgaatgtgggaaagcctttgcCCAGAAAGCAAATCTAACACAGCaccagagaattcacactggtgAGAAGCCTTACTCCTGTAATGTGTGTGGCAAAGCTTTTGGCCTCAGTGCCCATCTCAACCAGCACCTGAGAGTTCACACCCAGGAGACACTTTATCAGTGTCAACGTTGCCAGAAAGCCTTTCGGTGCCACTCGAGCCTCACCCGCCATCAGCGTGTACACAACAAGCAGCAATACTACCTGTAG
- the ZNF473 gene encoding zinc finger protein 473 isoform X3 — translation MGSDATETKNSPLMEDFLEEGFSQEIIEMLSKDGFWNSNFGEACVEDTWLDSLLGDPESLLRSDVATNGEGPTECKSYELKRGLSPVSTLSTGEDSMIHNVSEKTLTPAESKEYRGEFDSYSDHSQQDSVQEGEKPYKCSECGKSFSGSYHLTQHWITHTGEKPTVHQECEQGFDQNASFSVYPKTHTGYKFYVCNEYGTTFSQSTNLWHQKTHTGEKPCKGQYSDHPPSHDTQPGEHQKTHTDSKSYNCNECGKAFTRIFHLIRHQKTHTRKRYECSKCQATFSLRKHLIQHQKTHTAKTTSECRECGKTFRRSSLLIEHQALHTGEKPYKCNECGKSFSHNSTLKIHQRIHSGEKPYKCSECGKAFRRHTHLNEHRRIHTGYRPHKCQACIKSFSRPSHLMRHQAIHTAEKPYRCAECKETFSDNSHLVHHQKMHTVKTPYECQECGERFICSSTLKCHQSVHTREKQGFVVSGKISDQNPEQKEKCFKCNKCEKTFSCSQYLTQHERIHTSGVKPFECDQCGRAFGQSTQLIHHQRIHSRVRLYKWGEQGKAISSASLLKLQSSHTKEHPFKCNECGKTFSQSAHLSKHQLIHAGGNPFKCSKCDRVFTQRNYLVQHERTHARKKPLVCNECGKTFRQSSCLSKHQRIHSGEKPYVCDYCGKAFGLSAELVRHQRIHTGEKPYVCQECGKAFTQSSCLSIHRRVHTGEKPYICGECGKAFAQKANLTQHQRIHTGEKPYSCNVCGKAFGLSAHLNQHLRVHTQETLYQCQRCQKAFRCHSSLTRHQRVHNKQQYYL, via the coding sequence ATGCGACTGAGACCAAGAACTCTCCTCTGATGGAGGATTTCTTGGAAGAAGGATTCTCCCAGGAGATTATAGAGATGTTATCCAAGGATGGCTTCTGGAACTCCAATTTCGGAGAAGCCTGTGTAGAGGACACCTGGTTAGATAGTTTGCTAGGCGATCCAGAAAGTCTTCTGAGGTCTGATGTTGCCACCAATGGGGAAGGTCCCACGGAATGCAAGAGTTATGAATTAAAGAGAGGCCTCAGTCCTGTGTCCACCCTTTCCACGGGAGAAGATTCCATGATACATAATGTTTCTGAAAAGACCCTCACACCAGCTGAGTCTAAGGAATATAGGGGTGAGTTTGACTCCTACTCGGACCACAGCCAGCAGGATTCTGTTCAGGAAGGGGAGAAACCATATAAATGTAGTGAATGTGGGAAAAGCTTCAGTGGGAGTTACCATCTTACCCAGCACTGGATTACTCATACTGGGGAGAAACCCACTGTCCATCAAGAGTGTGAGCAAGGTTTTGACCAGAATGCTTCCTTTTCTGTGTATCCGAAAACTCACACGGGCTACAAATTCTATGTATGTAATGAATATGGGACAACTTTTAGTCAGAGTACAAACCTGTGGCATCAGAaaactcacactggagaaaaaccaTGTAAGGGTCAATACAGTGACCACCCACCCAGTCATGACACACAGCCTGGTGAGCATCAGAAAACTCACACAGATAGTAAGTCCTACAACTGTAACGAATGCGGCAAGGCTTTCACCCGGATCTTTCATCTTATTCGGCACCAGAAGACCCACACTCGGAAACGCTATGAATGTTCCAAGTGCCAGGCGACCTTCAGCTTGAGAAAACACCTCATCCAACATCAGAAAACTCACACTGCAAAAACTACCTCTGAGTGTCGGGAGTGCGGGAAGACTTTTCGGCGGAGTTCGCTGCTCATTGAACACCAGGCtcttcatactggagagaagccttataAGTGTAACGAATGTGGGAAATCCTTCAGCCATAACTCTACCCTAAAGATCCATCAGAGGATTCACAGTGGAGAGAAGCCTTACAAATGCAGTGAGTGTGGGAAGGCCTTCCGCCGGCACACTCACCTTAATGAACATCGGCGAATTCATACAGGCTACAGACCCCACAAATGTCAGGCATGCATCAAGAGTTTCAGCCGGCCCTCACATCTGATGCGACATCAGGCCATTCACACTGCAGAAAAGCCCTATCGCTGTGCTGAATGCAAGGAGACTTTCAGCGATAACAGTCACCTTGTGCACCACCAGAAAATGCACACTGTCAAAACCCCGTATGAATGCCAGGAGTGCGGAGAACGCTTCATCTGCAGCTCAACCCTGAAGTGCCACCAGAGTGTTcacacaagagaaaaacaaggatTTGTTGTGAGTGGGAAGATCTCGGATCAGAACCCAGAACAGAAAGAGAAGTGCTTTAAGTGTAACAAATGTGAGAAAACCTTTAGCTGCAGCCAATACCTCACTCAGCACGAGAGGATTCACACCAGCGGAGTGAAGCCCTTTGAGTGTGACCAGTGTGGGAGAGCCTTTGGCCAAAGTACTCAGCTCATTCATCATCAAAGAATCCACTCTAGAGTGAGGCTGTATAAATGGGGTGAGCAAGGGAAAGCCATCAGCAGTGCCTCCCTTCTCAAACTTCAGTCCTCCCACACAAAGGAGCACCCTTTTAAATGTAACGAATGCGGAAAGACCTTCAGCCAAAGTGCACACCTCTCAAAACATCAGTTAATTCATGCTGGAGGGAATCCCTTTAAATGTAGTAAGTGTGACAGAGTCTTCACCCAGCGAAACTACCTTGTTCAGCATGAGCGAACTCATGCCAGAAAGAAGCCCTTGGTGTGTAATGAATGCGGGAAAACGTTCCGTCAGAGCTCGTGCCTTTCTAAGCATCAGAGAATTCACTCAGGTGAGAAGCCCTATGTATGTGACTACTGCGGGAAGGCCTTCGGCCTGAGTGCAGAGCTTGTCCGCCaccagagaattcacactggagaaaagcctTATGTGTGTCAGGAGTGCGGGAAAGCCTTCACCCAGAGCTCATGCCTTTCTATTCACCGGAGAGTTCACACTGGGGAGAAGCCCTACATATGTggtgaatgtgggaaagcctttgcCCAGAAAGCAAATCTAACACAGCaccagagaattcacactggtgAGAAGCCTTACTCCTGTAATGTGTGTGGCAAAGCTTTTGGCCTCAGTGCCCATCTCAACCAGCACCTGAGAGTTCACACCCAGGAGACACTTTATCAGTGTCAACGTTGCCAGAAAGCCTTTCGGTGCCACTCGAGCCTCACCCGCCATCAGCGTGTACACAACAAGCAGCAATACTACCTGTAG
- the ZNF473 gene encoding zinc finger protein 473 isoform X2 — MDFTLEDWEQLGLEQGDMFWDTALDKCQDLLLLDPPRPNLTSHPDGGEDLEPLPGGSPEAMGSDATETKNSPLMEDFLEEGFSQEIIEMLSKDGFWNSNFGEACVEDTWLDSLLGDPESLLRSDVATNGEGPTECKSYELKRGLSPVSTLSTGEDSMIHNVSEKTLTPAESKEYRGEFDSYSDHSQQDSVQEGEKPYKCSECGKSFSGSYHLTQHWITHTGEKPTVHQECEQGFDQNASFSVYPKTHTGYKFYVCNEYGTTFSQSTNLWHQKTHTGEKPCKGQYSDHPPSHDTQPGEHQKTHTDSKSYNCNECGKAFTRIFHLIRHQKTHTRKRYECSKCQATFSLRKHLIQHQKTHTAKTTSECRECGKTFRRSSLLIEHQALHTGEKPYKCNECGKSFSHNSTLKIHQRIHSGEKPYKCSECGKAFRRHTHLNEHRRIHTGYRPHKCQACIKSFSRPSHLMRHQAIHTAEKPYRCAECKETFSDNSHLVHHQKMHTVKTPYECQECGERFICSSTLKCHQSVHTREKQGFVVSGKISDQNPEQKEKCFKCNKCEKTFSCSQYLTQHERIHTSGVKPFECDQCGRAFGQSTQLIHHQRIHSRVRLYKWGEQGKAISSASLLKLQSSHTKEHPFKCNECGKTFSQSAHLSKHQLIHAGGNPFKCSKCDRVFTQRNYLVQHERTHARKKPLVCNECGKTFRQSSCLSKHQRIHSGEKPYVCDYCGKAFGLSAELVRHQRIHTGEKPYVCQECGKAFTQSSCLSIHRRVHTGEKPYICGECGKAFAQKANLTQHQRIHTGEKPYSCNVCGKAFGLSAHLNQHLRVHTQETLYQCQRCQKAFRCHSSLTRHQRVHNKQQYYL; from the coding sequence ATGCGACTGAGACCAAGAACTCTCCTCTGATGGAGGATTTCTTGGAAGAAGGATTCTCCCAGGAGATTATAGAGATGTTATCCAAGGATGGCTTCTGGAACTCCAATTTCGGAGAAGCCTGTGTAGAGGACACCTGGTTAGATAGTTTGCTAGGCGATCCAGAAAGTCTTCTGAGGTCTGATGTTGCCACCAATGGGGAAGGTCCCACGGAATGCAAGAGTTATGAATTAAAGAGAGGCCTCAGTCCTGTGTCCACCCTTTCCACGGGAGAAGATTCCATGATACATAATGTTTCTGAAAAGACCCTCACACCAGCTGAGTCTAAGGAATATAGGGGTGAGTTTGACTCCTACTCGGACCACAGCCAGCAGGATTCTGTTCAGGAAGGGGAGAAACCATATAAATGTAGTGAATGTGGGAAAAGCTTCAGTGGGAGTTACCATCTTACCCAGCACTGGATTACTCATACTGGGGAGAAACCCACTGTCCATCAAGAGTGTGAGCAAGGTTTTGACCAGAATGCTTCCTTTTCTGTGTATCCGAAAACTCACACGGGCTACAAATTCTATGTATGTAATGAATATGGGACAACTTTTAGTCAGAGTACAAACCTGTGGCATCAGAaaactcacactggagaaaaaccaTGTAAGGGTCAATACAGTGACCACCCACCCAGTCATGACACACAGCCTGGTGAGCATCAGAAAACTCACACAGATAGTAAGTCCTACAACTGTAACGAATGCGGCAAGGCTTTCACCCGGATCTTTCATCTTATTCGGCACCAGAAGACCCACACTCGGAAACGCTATGAATGTTCCAAGTGCCAGGCGACCTTCAGCTTGAGAAAACACCTCATCCAACATCAGAAAACTCACACTGCAAAAACTACCTCTGAGTGTCGGGAGTGCGGGAAGACTTTTCGGCGGAGTTCGCTGCTCATTGAACACCAGGCtcttcatactggagagaagccttataAGTGTAACGAATGTGGGAAATCCTTCAGCCATAACTCTACCCTAAAGATCCATCAGAGGATTCACAGTGGAGAGAAGCCTTACAAATGCAGTGAGTGTGGGAAGGCCTTCCGCCGGCACACTCACCTTAATGAACATCGGCGAATTCATACAGGCTACAGACCCCACAAATGTCAGGCATGCATCAAGAGTTTCAGCCGGCCCTCACATCTGATGCGACATCAGGCCATTCACACTGCAGAAAAGCCCTATCGCTGTGCTGAATGCAAGGAGACTTTCAGCGATAACAGTCACCTTGTGCACCACCAGAAAATGCACACTGTCAAAACCCCGTATGAATGCCAGGAGTGCGGAGAACGCTTCATCTGCAGCTCAACCCTGAAGTGCCACCAGAGTGTTcacacaagagaaaaacaaggatTTGTTGTGAGTGGGAAGATCTCGGATCAGAACCCAGAACAGAAAGAGAAGTGCTTTAAGTGTAACAAATGTGAGAAAACCTTTAGCTGCAGCCAATACCTCACTCAGCACGAGAGGATTCACACCAGCGGAGTGAAGCCCTTTGAGTGTGACCAGTGTGGGAGAGCCTTTGGCCAAAGTACTCAGCTCATTCATCATCAAAGAATCCACTCTAGAGTGAGGCTGTATAAATGGGGTGAGCAAGGGAAAGCCATCAGCAGTGCCTCCCTTCTCAAACTTCAGTCCTCCCACACAAAGGAGCACCCTTTTAAATGTAACGAATGCGGAAAGACCTTCAGCCAAAGTGCACACCTCTCAAAACATCAGTTAATTCATGCTGGAGGGAATCCCTTTAAATGTAGTAAGTGTGACAGAGTCTTCACCCAGCGAAACTACCTTGTTCAGCATGAGCGAACTCATGCCAGAAAGAAGCCCTTGGTGTGTAATGAATGCGGGAAAACGTTCCGTCAGAGCTCGTGCCTTTCTAAGCATCAGAGAATTCACTCAGGTGAGAAGCCCTATGTATGTGACTACTGCGGGAAGGCCTTCGGCCTGAGTGCAGAGCTTGTCCGCCaccagagaattcacactggagaaaagcctTATGTGTGTCAGGAGTGCGGGAAAGCCTTCACCCAGAGCTCATGCCTTTCTATTCACCGGAGAGTTCACACTGGGGAGAAGCCCTACATATGTggtgaatgtgggaaagcctttgcCCAGAAAGCAAATCTAACACAGCaccagagaattcacactggtgAGAAGCCTTACTCCTGTAATGTGTGTGGCAAAGCTTTTGGCCTCAGTGCCCATCTCAACCAGCACCTGAGAGTTCACACCCAGGAGACACTTTATCAGTGTCAACGTTGCCAGAAAGCCTTTCGGTGCCACTCGAGCCTCACCCGCCATCAGCGTGTACACAACAAGCAGCAATACTACCTGTAG